In one window of Streptomyces sp. FXJ1.172 DNA:
- a CDS encoding rodlin, which translates to MLKQAMAAAAVAASFIGVSAVAAPQALAIGNDTGTTSFSGNDAKETFGNSATKGNLSPQATLVQGSLNKLCVGLPAKADVQSLFAWFLNVGVQDIPVLSAPQNQQCTENSTQAKGDEPLSHILDDISALSTQTDNDKH; encoded by the coding sequence ATGCTGAAGCAGGCAATGGCCGCGGCCGCGGTCGCCGCGTCCTTCATCGGTGTGTCGGCGGTGGCGGCCCCCCAGGCGCTTGCCATCGGCAACGACACCGGCACCACGTCGTTCAGCGGCAACGACGCCAAAGAGACGTTCGGCAACTCCGCCACCAAGGGCAACCTGAGCCCGCAGGCCACGCTGGTCCAGGGTTCGCTCAACAAGCTCTGCGTCGGCCTGCCGGCCAAGGCGGACGTCCAGTCGCTCTTCGCCTGGTTCCTGAACGTCGGTGTCCAGGACATCCCGGTCCTGTCCGCGCCGCAGAACCAGCAGTGCACCGAGAACTCCACCCAGGCCAAGGGCGACGAGCCGCTCTCGCACATCCTGGACGACATCTCCGCCCTGTCCACCCAGACCGACAACGACAAGCACTGA
- a CDS encoding chaplin, giving the protein MTAEKGKLMKKSAAVVAGAILALGGAAPAFADASAEGAAANSPGFLSGNVVQVPIHVPINVCGNTVNVFALLNPAFGNTCVNG; this is encoded by the coding sequence ATGACCGCAGAGAAGGGAAAACTCATGAAGAAGAGCGCTGCTGTCGTCGCCGGCGCCATCCTGGCCCTGGGCGGGGCGGCCCCCGCCTTCGCGGACGCGAGTGCCGAGGGCGCCGCGGCCAACTCCCCGGGCTTCCTCTCCGGCAACGTGGTCCAGGTCCCGATCCACGTGCCGATCAACGTCTGCGGCAACACCGTCAACGTCTTCGCCCTGCTGAACCCGGCCTTCGGCAACACCTGCGTGAACGGCTGA
- a CDS encoding chaplin, with amino-acid sequence MRQTLSKGIVVAAAATGVLSLYGGSAAFADTRAHGAAQGSPGLLSGNNVQAPVDVPVNVCGNSADAAAALNPAFGNSCANEQDSVHRAHAGHKSHAGHGGRGRHGSHGSPHRHPLADSDDRSGHGDFVRDSGYGDLGRDVARDSGYGDLLGPGSTTPPSYGDDETTPASYGGDETTAPPRGHRSTPPGGGHSTPPGGGRTTPPPGGSRTTPPHGGGEHHPGQPPALAHTGGDARSTLAASAASAALIAAGTVLYRRGRSTAHR; translated from the coding sequence TTGCGACAGACCCTCAGCAAGGGCATCGTCGTGGCCGCCGCCGCGACCGGCGTGCTGTCCTTGTACGGCGGCAGCGCCGCGTTCGCGGACACCCGCGCGCACGGCGCCGCCCAGGGCTCGCCCGGCCTGCTGTCGGGCAACAACGTCCAGGCACCCGTGGACGTCCCGGTCAACGTCTGCGGCAACTCCGCGGACGCGGCCGCGGCATTGAACCCGGCGTTCGGCAACTCCTGTGCGAACGAGCAGGACTCCGTGCACCGTGCCCACGCAGGCCACAAAAGCCACGCCGGCCACGGCGGCCGGGGAAGACACGGCAGCCACGGCAGCCCCCACCGCCACCCGCTCGCCGACTCCGACGACCGCTCCGGCCACGGCGACTTCGTCCGCGACTCCGGATACGGCGACCTCGGCCGCGACGTGGCTCGCGACTCCGGTTACGGCGATCTCCTGGGCCCCGGCTCCACCACGCCGCCTTCGTACGGAGACGACGAGACCACACCTGCGTCCTACGGCGGGGACGAGACGACGGCCCCGCCCCGCGGCCACCGCAGCACACCTCCGGGTGGTGGTCACAGCACGCCGCCCGGCGGCGGTCGCACGACCCCTCCGCCCGGCGGGAGCCGGACCACGCCGCCGCACGGCGGTGGCGAGCACCACCCCGGGCAGCCGCCCGCCCTCGCACACACCGGTGGGGACGCCCGCTCCACGCTCGCGGCCTCGGCCGCCAGCGCCGCACTGATCGCGGCCGGAACGGTGCTGTACCGCCGGGGCCGGTCCACCGCGCACCGGTAG
- a CDS encoding FAD-dependent oxidoreductase, translating to MYDLLVVGAGPYGLSIASHAAAAGLGVRVLGRPMASWRDHMPRGMFLKSEPWASNLSDPQGRWRLDAFCAHHGLTARHAEPLPLEVFAEYGLWFARNAVPPVDERTVTRVAPGPGGFTAVTEDGETLTARTVALAVGVLPFTEIPAPLRHLSPALVTHSSHHAGLDHFRGQDVTVVGGGQAALETAALLAEQGTRVRVLARADRLCWNDVPPPRERPWWHAVHLPHSGLGPGWRNWFYAERPGLYRRLPERTRTRIAAGALGPAGAWWVRERVECRVEVLLGREIVTAREVPDGLRLETAGRGAGPRSLHTGHVIAATGFRATLDRLRPLSPELRAVLAAGGDGAPRVGTEFESSYPGLFLAGLVTAGGFGPAMRFVHGAAFTAGTLVRGVRRRLRAGPAGRRIPAGRQEVPLEMPLP from the coding sequence ATGTACGACCTGCTGGTGGTGGGTGCCGGCCCGTACGGGCTGTCCATCGCGTCGCACGCCGCGGCGGCCGGGCTCGGTGTCCGGGTCCTCGGCCGGCCCATGGCGTCCTGGCGCGACCACATGCCCCGCGGCATGTTCCTGAAGTCGGAGCCCTGGGCGTCCAACCTCTCCGATCCGCAGGGGCGTTGGCGGCTCGACGCCTTCTGCGCCCACCACGGCCTCACGGCCCGGCACGCCGAGCCGCTCCCGCTGGAGGTGTTCGCCGAGTACGGGCTGTGGTTCGCGCGCAACGCCGTACCCCCGGTCGACGAGCGCACGGTGACCCGGGTGGCGCCCGGGCCCGGCGGGTTCACTGCGGTCACCGAGGACGGCGAGACGCTCACCGCCCGGACGGTCGCGCTGGCCGTGGGCGTGCTGCCCTTCACCGAGATCCCGGCTCCCCTGCGCCACCTTTCCCCGGCGCTGGTGACGCACAGCAGCCACCACGCCGGCCTCGACCACTTCCGCGGCCAGGACGTCACCGTCGTCGGCGGCGGCCAGGCGGCCCTGGAGACGGCCGCGCTCCTCGCCGAACAGGGCACCCGGGTACGGGTGCTGGCCCGCGCGGACCGGCTGTGCTGGAACGATGTGCCGCCGCCCCGGGAACGTCCCTGGTGGCATGCGGTCCACCTGCCGCACAGCGGCCTCGGCCCCGGCTGGCGGAACTGGTTCTACGCCGAGCGGCCCGGCCTGTACCGACGGCTCCCGGAGCGCACCCGGACCCGGATCGCGGCCGGCGCGCTCGGCCCGGCAGGCGCCTGGTGGGTGCGCGAGCGGGTGGAGTGCCGGGTGGAGGTGCTGCTCGGCCGGGAGATCGTGACGGCCCGTGAAGTGCCGGACGGGCTGCGCCTGGAGACGGCGGGCCGGGGCGCCGGTCCGCGGTCGCTGCACACCGGGCACGTGATCGCGGCGACCGGCTTCCGGGCCACCCTGGACCGGCTGCGGCCGCTCTCCCCCGAGCTGCGCGCGGTGCTGGCGGCGGGCGGCGACGGGGCGCCGCGGGTGGGGACGGAGTTCGAGTCGTCGTACCCCGGCCTGTTCCTGGCCGGTCTCGTCACGGCGGGCGGATTCGGCCCGGCGATGCGGTTCGTGCACGGCGCCGCCTTCACGGCGGGCACGCTGGTGCGCGGAGTACGACGACGGCTGCGCGCGGGCCCGGCCGGCCGTCGGATCCCGGCGGGGCGGCAGGAGGTTCCGCTGGAGATGCCGCTGCCGTGA
- a CDS encoding carboxylate--amine ligase: MSLLDIRVPAVLLRIDRNPFHHGTLGAVRSLGRAGVDVHVVADSTGSPVRKSRFVHRLHPPPLPGASPADIAAALHRVAARVACPAVLIPLDDASAIAAGRLREELAPAYLLPQQPATLPERVADKAELAEVCAAAGVPHPVTLVPDSAEDAAAAAWRLGLPLVAKWSRPWLVPAGSGLRSTALVRSAREARELFLRSEEAGSTLLLQAYLPPGPDRDWFFHGYADRTGAVRAGGPGRKQLAWPRGAGLTAAGRWTPNPQLRALAERLTGELGYRGIFDLDFRRCGSTGRYHLLDFNPRPGAQFRLFADGAGLDVVRALHLDLTHRPLPAQVPLHGREFVVENYAPLTALRPAPRGRELAWHAPDDRGPGRAMWVLWCRHAATRLTGRLTGRLTGRLTGRLTGPLHGLLTDRFSGLLHRRPSPVPAAAPAPATAPHLVHQAGPQDLPLPLGLTAGVPGFPDVPDFPDPRDDERASSC, translated from the coding sequence GTGTCGCTCCTGGACATCCGGGTCCCCGCGGTGCTGCTGCGGATCGACCGGAATCCCTTTCATCACGGCACCCTGGGCGCCGTGCGCTCGCTCGGCAGAGCGGGAGTGGACGTGCATGTCGTCGCCGATTCCACGGGAAGCCCCGTACGCAAGTCGCGTTTCGTGCACCGGCTGCATCCCCCGCCGCTGCCGGGCGCGTCCCCCGCCGACATCGCTGCCGCCCTGCACCGGGTGGCGGCCCGTGTCGCGTGTCCGGCGGTACTGATCCCGCTGGACGACGCGAGCGCCATCGCGGCCGGCCGGCTGCGCGAGGAGCTGGCGCCCGCCTATCTGCTGCCGCAGCAGCCCGCCACGCTGCCCGAACGCGTCGCCGACAAGGCGGAGCTGGCCGAGGTGTGCGCCGCCGCCGGTGTCCCGCACCCGGTGACCCTGGTCCCGGACAGCGCCGAGGACGCGGCGGCGGCCGCCTGGCGGCTGGGGCTGCCGCTGGTGGCCAAATGGAGCCGGCCCTGGCTGGTGCCGGCCGGCAGCGGGCTGCGCTCGACCGCGCTGGTGCGCTCGGCGCGCGAGGCCCGGGAGCTGTTCCTGCGCAGCGAGGAGGCCGGCAGCACCCTGCTGCTCCAGGCGTACCTGCCACCGGGGCCGGACCGCGACTGGTTCTTCCACGGCTACGCCGACCGCACCGGCGCCGTCCGGGCCGGCGGCCCCGGCCGCAAGCAGCTGGCCTGGCCGCGCGGCGCGGGCCTGACCGCGGCCGGCCGGTGGACACCCAACCCGCAGCTGCGGGCGCTGGCCGAGCGGCTCACCGGGGAGCTGGGCTACCGGGGCATCTTCGACCTGGACTTCCGCCGCTGCGGCAGCACCGGCCGCTACCACCTCCTCGACTTCAACCCGCGCCCCGGCGCCCAGTTCCGGCTGTTCGCCGACGGCGCCGGCCTGGACGTCGTACGCGCCCTGCACCTGGACCTGACCCACCGCCCGCTGCCCGCGCAAGTCCCGCTTCACGGCCGGGAGTTCGTGGTGGAGAACTACGCCCCCCTGACCGCTCTGCGGCCCGCCCCGCGGGGCCGGGAGCTGGCCTGGCACGCGCCGGACGACCGGGGCCCGGGCCGCGCGATGTGGGTCCTGTGGTGCCGCCATGCCGCGACCCGCCTGACGGGCCGCCTCACCGGCCGCCTGACCGGCCGCTTGACCGGCCGCCTCACCGGCCCCCTCCACGGCCTTCTCACCGACCGCTTCAGCGGGCTGCTGCACCGCCGCCCGTCCCCCGTACCGGCCGCGGCACCGGCGCCGGCGACCGCACCGCACCTGGTGCACCAGGCGGGCCCCCAGGACCTCCCCCTCCCCCTCGGCCTGACCGCCGGTGTCCCCGGCTTCCCGGACGTCCCCGACTTCCCCGACCCCCGCGACGACGAGAGAGCGAGCAGTTGCTGA
- a CDS encoding glycoside hydrolase family 26 protein, whose amino-acid sequence MAPQQRRDRSRRLTVVAAAVAASVTLAAGSGFAVGVDPGPPAPTAPAPAAPAPATPAPAVPAPLVPAPAVAAPLTVPPAPVKPAVPPFGAFLDSGPLGVARMAQLSHWLGGTELKVAHTYLPGDRWRDIEGAPGFLDVWAQWRRDKADRTLVLNVPMLERNEEYVPDVGAGWLLREGAAGAFDQHFKALAERLVALKVPDTVIVLGWEMNGTTYRHRCGPDPESWKKYWDRIVTTMRAVPGQKFRFDFSPSRGRDAVPWTECYPGDRTVDIIGMDSYDQPAGESFEEQVKEPYGLQQHVDFAKSHGKPISYPEWGLFRNGDNGVYMQRMLAWIDEHKPLYNTLTDYCPHGVWQCSANPRSSQVYRTALYGIPDQPAAPVPTPSGPAPKPAPTPTSTPTPTHYKPPANCSPVDLGDWVEYWLGGKLCVRFDWWSRSS is encoded by the coding sequence ATGGCTCCACAGCAGAGACGGGACCGCTCCCGACGGCTGACCGTGGTGGCGGCGGCGGTCGCCGCCTCGGTCACCCTGGCGGCCGGTTCCGGATTCGCGGTGGGGGTGGACCCGGGCCCGCCGGCTCCGACCGCCCCGGCTCCGGCAGCCCCGGCACCGGCCACCCCGGCACCGGCGGTCCCGGCACCGCTGGTCCCGGCGCCGGCGGTCGCGGCCCCGTTGACCGTGCCTCCCGCGCCCGTCAAGCCCGCCGTGCCGCCCTTCGGGGCGTTTCTCGACTCCGGGCCGCTCGGCGTCGCACGGATGGCCCAGCTGAGCCACTGGCTGGGCGGGACCGAGCTGAAGGTCGCCCACACCTATCTGCCCGGCGACCGCTGGCGGGACATCGAGGGAGCGCCCGGCTTCCTGGACGTATGGGCGCAGTGGCGGCGCGACAAGGCCGACCGGACGCTCGTCCTCAACGTGCCCATGCTGGAGCGCAACGAGGAGTACGTACCCGACGTCGGGGCGGGCTGGCTGCTGCGGGAGGGCGCGGCCGGCGCCTTCGACCAGCACTTCAAGGCCCTGGCCGAGCGGCTGGTGGCGCTGAAGGTGCCGGACACGGTGATCGTGCTCGGCTGGGAGATGAACGGCACCACCTACCGCCATCGCTGCGGACCGGACCCGGAGAGCTGGAAGAAGTACTGGGACAGGATCGTCACCACCATGCGGGCCGTGCCGGGGCAGAAATTCCGGTTCGACTTCTCGCCGAGCCGTGGCCGGGACGCCGTGCCCTGGACAGAGTGCTATCCGGGAGACCGCACGGTCGACATCATCGGCATGGATTCCTACGACCAGCCGGCGGGCGAATCCTTCGAGGAGCAGGTGAAGGAGCCCTACGGCCTGCAACAGCACGTGGATTTCGCGAAATCCCACGGCAAGCCCATTTCCTACCCGGAATGGGGACTCTTCCGCAACGGTGACAACGGCGTATACATGCAACGCATGCTCGCCTGGATCGACGAGCACAAACCGCTGTACAACACGCTGACCGACTACTGCCCGCACGGCGTGTGGCAGTGCTCGGCCAACCCCAGGTCGTCGCAGGTCTACCGCACCGCCCTGTACGGCATCCCCGACCAGCCGGCCGCCCCGGTGCCCACACCGTCCGGTCCGGCCCCGAAGCCGGCCCCCACGCCCACTTCCACACCGACCCCGACGCATTACAAGCCCCCGGCCAACTGCTCGCCGGTGGACCTCGGCGACTGGGTCGAGTACTGGCTCGGCGGAAAGCTCTGCGTCCGCTTCGACTGGTGGTCGCGGAGCAGCTAG
- a CDS encoding GNAT family N-acetyltransferase: MTATGTAHPTRTTELVTDEAGFAALAPAWGRLYGRCAAATPFQSHAWLHSWWQSYGRPGRLRLLLVRSGGELLAAAPLMLVRRPLPALVPLGGAISDYADVLLDDADDGHAALALTTSLAEAARTALVDFREVRPGAAVERIYERWPGPRRTVTGSLCLELPAVPMDGLTARLSSNKAQQRVRAKLRKLRSLGVERHTVGPEGVDRALGRLLELHRLQWQDRKVTTEHLQPRFRAHLVRAVGPMVRSGNAAVTEFRIDGEVVAVDLTLLSASLAGGYLYGAHPGLRERKADVAVMLLEACTEHASGRGTLSLLRGDEPYKRHWRPEPVPNRRLLLARRRTAPLLAAACLDAAARQRGKEVLRGWKERRRG, encoded by the coding sequence GTGACGGCCACCGGGACGGCGCACCCCACCCGCACCACCGAACTCGTCACCGACGAGGCCGGCTTCGCCGCCCTGGCCCCGGCCTGGGGGCGGCTGTACGGGCGGTGCGCCGCCGCGACCCCGTTCCAGAGCCACGCCTGGCTGCACTCGTGGTGGCAGTCGTACGGCCGCCCCGGCCGGCTCCGGCTGCTGCTGGTGCGCTCCGGCGGGGAACTGCTGGCCGCCGCACCGCTGATGCTGGTCCGCCGGCCGCTGCCCGCGCTGGTGCCGCTCGGCGGGGCGATCTCCGACTACGCGGACGTCCTGCTGGACGACGCCGACGACGGGCACGCGGCGCTCGCGCTCACCACGTCCCTGGCGGAGGCGGCCCGCACGGCGCTGGTCGACTTCCGCGAGGTGCGCCCGGGCGCGGCGGTGGAGCGGATCTACGAGCGCTGGCCCGGCCCGCGCCGTACGGTGACCGGATCCCTGTGCCTGGAGCTGCCCGCCGTCCCCATGGACGGCCTGACGGCCCGGCTGTCGTCGAACAAGGCCCAGCAGCGGGTGCGGGCCAAGCTGCGCAAGCTCCGGTCGCTGGGCGTCGAGCGCCACACGGTCGGTCCCGAGGGGGTGGACAGGGCGCTCGGCCGCCTGCTGGAGCTGCACCGGCTGCAGTGGCAGGACCGGAAGGTGACGACCGAGCACCTCCAGCCCCGTTTCCGGGCCCATCTGGTGCGCGCGGTCGGCCCGATGGTCCGCTCGGGCAACGCGGCGGTCACCGAGTTCCGGATCGACGGCGAGGTGGTGGCCGTCGACCTGACCCTGCTGTCGGCGAGCCTCGCCGGCGGCTATCTCTACGGCGCCCATCCCGGCCTGCGGGAACGCAAGGCGGACGTGGCCGTGATGCTGCTGGAGGCCTGCACCGAGCACGCGAGCGGACGGGGCACGCTGAGCCTGCTGCGCGGCGACGAGCCGTACAAGCGGCACTGGCGGCCGGAACCGGTGCCCAACCGGCGGCTCCTGCTGGCCCGGCGGCGCACCGCCCCGCTGCTCGCGGCCGCCTGCCTCGACGCGGCGGCCAGGCAGCGGGGCAAGGAGGTGCTGCGCGGGTGGAAGGAACGCCGGCGGGGCTAG
- a CDS encoding lipopolysaccharide biosynthesis protein: MTDNQRTTRPSRLRALPSWSLVAAGVLAGGALGGAYGVLKPPAYTATSYVIAVPTDKTDTASALGFAQAYGRVATQLAVLADAQMWAGVPVRTLQNSVRTATSPDAPMVAVSATSAHPAEAADMANAVARALTRHADDTKDDTHVELLQFSRAVKPTAPTSASPKVTGLVGGSAGGLLGGLALLVRPRRRPEEESVRPASVPGPAVAADAHGSR, from the coding sequence ATGACCGACAACCAGCGCACCACTCGCCCCTCCCGCCTCCGCGCGCTCCCGTCCTGGTCGCTCGTGGCGGCCGGGGTCCTCGCGGGCGGAGCGCTAGGCGGCGCCTACGGCGTGCTGAAGCCCCCCGCCTACACCGCGACCAGTTATGTCATCGCCGTCCCCACCGACAAGACCGACACCGCCTCCGCCCTCGGTTTCGCGCAGGCCTACGGCCGGGTCGCCACCCAGCTCGCGGTGCTCGCCGACGCCCAGATGTGGGCCGGGGTGCCGGTGCGCACCCTGCAGAACAGCGTGCGCACCGCGACCTCGCCGGACGCCCCGATGGTCGCCGTCTCCGCCACCTCCGCCCACCCCGCCGAGGCCGCCGACATGGCCAACGCGGTCGCCCGCGCGCTCACCCGGCACGCCGACGACACCAAGGACGACACCCACGTCGAACTGCTGCAGTTCTCCCGCGCGGTCAAACCGACCGCGCCGACCTCGGCATCCCCCAAGGTGACCGGGCTGGTCGGAGGGAGCGCGGGCGGGCTGCTCGGCGGACTCGCGCTGCTGGTACGGCCACGGCGCCGGCCGGAGGAGGAGTCCGTGCGCCCGGCCTCGGTGCCCGGCCCGGCCGTCGCCGCCGACGCGCACGGTTCGCGGTGA
- a CDS encoding glycosyltransferase, with product MKALHIITGLGVGGAEQQLRLLIRHMPVSCDVVTLTNPGPVADGLAADGVRVTNLGMAGNRDLAALPRLAGIIRRGRYDLVHTHLYRACLYGRIAARLAGVRAVVATEHSLGDSQMEGRPLSAGVRGLYLLGERLGRSTVAVSPTVADRLVRWGVPEPRVAVVPNGIDLARFAYDPAARLRTRDRLGLPADAFVIGAVGRLTPGKRFAVLIQALAQLPYDCRLLLVGGGPEEDALRRTARAAQVADRVLFAGERPYLGDGSPGPDLPALTSAMDVLAAPSPEETFGLAVVEALAAGLPVRHTSCPALEVLPPGAAPHAVRVPCDPGAYARALAEVRAAGPGPRTVPEAARHYCITRSAARLMDVYASALAVPHPIVKVPVQQGASPS from the coding sequence GTGAAGGCGCTGCACATCATCACCGGACTCGGGGTCGGCGGGGCCGAGCAGCAACTCCGGCTGCTCATCAGGCACATGCCGGTCTCGTGCGACGTCGTGACACTGACCAACCCGGGGCCGGTCGCCGACGGGCTGGCGGCCGACGGGGTGCGGGTGACCAACCTCGGTATGGCCGGCAACCGCGACCTGGCCGCACTGCCCCGGCTGGCCGGGATCATCCGGCGCGGCCGCTACGACCTCGTGCACACCCACCTCTACCGGGCCTGCCTGTACGGCCGGATCGCCGCCCGGCTGGCCGGGGTCCGGGCGGTGGTCGCCACCGAGCACTCCCTCGGCGACTCGCAGATGGAGGGCCGGCCGCTCAGCGCCGGGGTGCGCGGGCTGTACCTGCTGGGCGAGCGGCTCGGCCGGTCCACGGTCGCCGTCTCGCCCACGGTCGCCGACCGGCTCGTCCGCTGGGGCGTGCCCGAACCGCGCGTCGCCGTCGTGCCCAACGGCATCGACCTGGCACGCTTCGCCTACGACCCGGCGGCCCGGCTGCGCACCCGCGACCGGCTGGGGCTGCCCGCCGACGCGTTCGTCATCGGCGCCGTCGGCCGCCTCACCCCCGGCAAGCGCTTCGCCGTCCTGATCCAGGCACTGGCCCAACTGCCGTACGACTGCAGGCTGTTGCTGGTCGGCGGCGGCCCGGAGGAGGACGCGCTGCGGCGAACCGCGCGGGCGGCGCAGGTCGCCGACCGGGTGCTGTTCGCGGGCGAGCGGCCGTATCTCGGCGACGGCTCGCCCGGCCCGGACCTGCCCGCGCTGACCTCGGCGATGGACGTGCTCGCCGCGCCGAGCCCCGAGGAGACGTTCGGACTCGCGGTCGTGGAGGCGCTCGCGGCCGGGCTGCCGGTGCGCCACACCTCCTGCCCGGCCCTGGAGGTCCTGCCGCCCGGGGCGGCCCCGCACGCGGTGCGCGTCCCGTGCGACCCCGGCGCCTACGCCCGCGCCCTCGCCGAGGTCCGCGCCGCCGGCCCCGGCCCGCGCACCGTCCCCGAGGCCGCCCGCCACTACTGCATCACCCGCAGCGCCGCCCGGCTCATGGACGTCTACGCCTCGGCGCTCGCGGTCCCTCATCCCATCGTCAAGGTCCCCGTCCAGCAGGGAGCAAGCCCCTCATGA
- a CDS encoding polysaccharide deacetylase family protein, which produces MYHSVGDACDDPYRITVTPGRLELQLRWLRRRGLRGVSVAELLAARARGEGRYLVGLTFDDGYADFTTHALPALSRWGCTATLFVLPGRIGGDNAWDPLGRRRPLLTAEGIRRAADAGMEIGSHGLTHVDLTRADDRGLRAETAESRALLEELTGAPVTGFCYPYGTVDRRAVDAVRAAGYGYACAIDPGALNGPYTLPRVHVGQNDRAVRLFLKYRLHRLRRRPVEGLR; this is translated from the coding sequence ATGTACCACTCGGTCGGCGACGCCTGCGACGACCCCTACCGCATCACCGTCACCCCCGGCCGGCTCGAGCTGCAGCTGCGCTGGCTGCGCCGGCGGGGGCTGCGGGGCGTGTCCGTCGCCGAGCTGCTCGCCGCCCGCGCGCGCGGCGAGGGACGGTACCTGGTGGGCCTGACCTTCGACGACGGGTACGCCGACTTCACCACCCATGCCCTTCCCGCGCTGTCCCGTTGGGGCTGCACGGCCACCCTGTTCGTGCTGCCCGGCCGGATCGGCGGCGACAACGCCTGGGACCCGCTCGGCCGGCGCCGGCCCCTGCTGACCGCCGAGGGCATCCGGCGTGCCGCCGACGCCGGGATGGAGATCGGCTCGCACGGCCTCACCCATGTGGACCTCACCCGGGCCGACGACCGCGGACTGCGGGCCGAGACCGCCGAGAGCCGCGCCCTGCTCGAGGAGCTGACCGGCGCCCCCGTCACCGGCTTCTGCTACCCCTACGGCACGGTCGACCGGCGTGCCGTGGACGCCGTACGGGCGGCCGGGTACGGCTACGCCTGCGCCATCGACCCCGGGGCGCTGAACGGCCCGTACACCCTGCCGCGGGTGCACGTCGGGCAGAACGACCGCGCCGTCCGCCTGTTCCTGAAGTACCGGCTGCACCGGCTGCGCCGCCGTCCCGTCGAGGGGCTGCGGTGA